A window of Desulfuromonas sp. genomic DNA:
TCTTCCCAGCTCTCCGTCTCAGCGTCAAGATCGCATTCGAATTATTTGGAGATATACAATGTGCCTAGGCATACCGATGCAAGTTATGAAGATCGAGGACGAGATGGCCATCTGCGAGATCGACGGTGTCACCCGGGAAGCGAGCCTGATGATGATCGACGACGTCGAGGTCGGTGATTACGTGCTGATTCATGCCGGCTTTGCGATCGAG
This region includes:
- the hypC gene encoding HypC/HybG/HupF family hydrogenase formation chaperone; translation: MCLGIPMQVMKIEDEMAICEIDGVTREASLMMIDDVEVGDYVLIHAGFAIE